A stretch of DNA from Thiohalorhabdus sp. Cl-TMA:
GGGTGCTCTTTTCCCTGGCCGTACACCTGTTCGTCGTCGCGGGCGGCTGGGCCTGGACGCTGGTGCGGCACGCGGAGACGCCGGATACGCAGCCCATCAAGGCCCGGCTGGTAAGCGCGAAGCCCGAGCCCGAGCCGAAGCCGCAACCGAAGCCGGAGCCGGATCCGGAGCCGGAGCCGGAGCCGAAGCCCGAGCCGAAGCCCGAGCCGAAGCCGGAGCCCGAGCCCGATCCGGAGCCGGAGCCGGAGCCGGAGCCGGAGCCGAAGCCCGAGCCGGAGCCGAAGCCCGAGCCGGAGCCCGAGCCGAAGCCGAAGCCGAAGCCGGAGCCGAAGCCGGAGCCGAAGCCGGAACCGAAGCCGGAACCGAAGCCGGAACCGAAGCCGGAACCGAAGCCGGAGCCCGAGCCCGAAGCCAAGAAACGGGAAAAGACCGAACCGCTAAAAAAGGTGGCCGAGGCCGAGCCGCAGGAAGCGCAACCGGAAAGCAAGGAAAAGAAGGAACAGAAAGAAGAACCGGAAGAGGAGCCTATCCTGGGCGAGGGACTTTCCCAGCGCATCGAGAAGCTGTCGAAGGATTCGGACCGGCCCTCCTCCCTGCGCCTGCGCCGGGCACGGACCCAGTTCGTTTCCGCCGTGCAGGCGGCCATTCAGGACCACTGGCTGGTTCCGCCCTCCCTCACGGAGCGCAAGGACCTCAAGGCCACCGTGCTCGTCCAGCTGACTCCTTCCGGGTCGCTGGCGGCACCGCCCAAGATCAAGGCCTCCAACGGGCCGGGCTATTTCAATAGCTCCGTGGTGCGCGCGGTGGAGAAAGCGGCACCATTCCCCATGCCCGATGGGCCGACCCGGTACTTTCAGGAATTCGAGCTCAACTTCAGCCCGGATATGGCGCAATGACCCGCAAATTACGATACCTCGCCGCGCTGGCCCTCTTTTTCCTCCTGGTGCAGCCGGCCGGCGCCATTCTGTCCATCGACATCACGCAGGGAGTCCGGAACCCCCTGCCGGTAGCGTTGGTGAACTTCTCCTGGGAAGGCTCGGGTGAGCGGCCCTTCGACGTGGGCGCCCTGGTGAGCCGGGACCTGCGCCGCTCGGGGATGTTCCGGATGATCAATTCCTCGGCGTTCATCAGTGCTCCCCATCGCCCGGAGGACGTGGAGTACAAGGACTGGCGCCTGGTGGGCGCCGATGCCCTGGTGATCGGACGCATGGCGCCCGCCGGGGATGGCCGGATCGAGGTGCGCTTCCGGCTCTTCGACGTCTATTCCCAGGAGCAGATCGCCGGTGTCCGCTACAAGGTGAAGCCGGGCGGGCTGCGCGGGGTAGCGCACCGCATCGCCGACACCATCCACGAGCAGCTCATCGGCTGGTCCGGCGCTTTCGCCACGAAAATCGCCTACGTGGTCCGGGAGAACGAGGAGTACCGGCTGATGGTGGCCGATTCCGACGGCGCCAGCCCGCGGCCGATCCTGACCAGCGAGAGCCCCATCATGTCACCGGCCTGGAGTCCGGATGGGCGGAGCGTGGCGTATGTCTCCTTCGAGCAACAGCGCTCCATGGTCTACATGCAGGACCTGGAGACCGGGAAGCGCTCCACCCTCGCCGCCTTCGAGGGGATCAATTCCGCCCCCGAATTCTCCCCCGGCGGCAGGCGTCTGGCGCTATCGCTGTCCCGGGACGGCAATGCGGAGATCTATGTGCTGGACCTCCAGACCCGCAAGCTGACCCGCGTAACTCGGCACTGGGCCATCGATACCGAGCCCACTTGGTCGCCGGACGGCGACAGGTTGATCTTCACCTCGGACCGGGGTGGTACGCCCCAGCTCTATCGGGCTTCCGTGGATGGCGGGGAGGCGGAGCGCTTGACCTTCGAGGGGAAATACAACGCCGCGCCCACTTGGTCACCGGACGGGAAACGGGTAGCCTTCGTTCACGGGGATGGAACGAACTTCGCGGTGGCCGTAATGAACCTGCAAGAGGAAGGGGCTATCCAGAGCCTCACGGAGCGCGGACCGAACGAATCGCCGAGCTTTGCCCCCAACAGCCGCATGATCCTGTACGCTACCCAGGGCCCGAATGGCAAGGGGGAGCTGGCAACGGTTTCCGTGGATGGTAACGTTCACCAGCGATTGAAACGGGAAAATTCCGGGGATGTACGGGAGCCGGCCTGGTCCCCGATGCAACCTTGAACCGGCAGGATAGGAGAACTGGATGCACAAAAAAGGCGGGATAACTATCTGGACGGGGCTGGCCGCCCTGCTGTTGCTTCTGGGCGGCTGTGCCAGCACGGGCGAGCAGGGCCCCGGCGCGGAACGGGCGGATGAAGCCGACGCCGGTGCCCAGCAGGATCAGGGTGCCCAGGCCGGCGAAGGTGCCGAGCGGGAAGGCGCCCAGGCCCAGGGCATGGAAGGCGGCGCGGGCGCGCAGTCCGAGTCCCTGGAAGGTGCCGAGCGCGGCGCCGGCGCCGAGGCGGCCGAAGAGACCGCCGAGCCCGAGGTCACCGAACCGGAGGAGCATCGCATCTTCTTCGCCTTCGACAGCTCCGAGCTTACCGACGAAGCGCGCAAGCTGCTGCGGTCCCACGCCGAGTATCTACAAAACAACGGCGATGTGGACGTGGCCCTGGAAGGTCATGCCGACGAGCGCGGCAGCCGGGAGTACAACCTGGCTCTGGGTGAGCGCCGTGCCAAGTCGGTACGTCGTATCCTCCTGGTGCAAGGGGTGGATTCCGAGCGGCTGGAAGTGGTCAGCTACGGCGAGGAGCGCCCCCTGGTGGATGGCCACAATGAAGAGGCCTACGCCAAGAACCGGCGGGTAATGCTCCGCTATAAGCAGTAAGGGAGGCCCACGTGAAGCTGGTGCGCCTGACCGCCGTGGCAACGGTGGTCGCGACCCTCGGAGGATGCTTGCCGCCACCGCCTGCTCCGGGCCGTGGCGGCGGGCCCTCTCCCCATGAAAAGCTGCAGCAGCGGGTGGCGACCCTGGAGCAGGAGCTGGCCGAGCTGCGGAAGGCCCAGAAGCAGGAAGCCTCCTCTTCGTCGGGTATGCAGGAAGGCCTGGAGACCCTGACCCTGGATGTGGAGGAGCTGCGTAACAACATGCGTACCCACCAGGGCTCCATGGAGGTCCTCAAGCATCGCGTGGATCGCCTGGAAAAGCGCCAGCGCCGGCTTTACGAGGACATCGATGCGCGCCTGCGCAGCCTTGAGCAGTCCGACCGCGAAAAGGCGAGCCCGCAGGAACCGGAGGGCCAGTCGGCCGATGCCGACGAGGGCAGCGAAGCCGGATCGGGAAGCGCGGAGGAGATGTACCATGCCGCCTTCGCCAAGATCCAGAACAATGCTTATCAGGAAGCGGCGAAGGAATTCGGGCGGTTCCTGAAGCAGTATCCGGACAGCGCCCTCGCCCCCAACGCACAATACTGGCTGGGAGAGGCCCACTACGTGCTGCGGGAATTCGAGAAGGCCTTGATGGAATTCAACAAGGTCCTGAAGAATTATCCCGACAGCCAGAAGGCGCCGGGCGCCCTGCTCAAGATCGGCTATTCCTTCTACGAGCTGGGCGAGAAGGAAAGCGCCCGGCAGGCCCTGAAACGGGTACGGGAGCGCTTCCCGGACTCTTCGGAAGCCCGGCTGGCGAGGCAGCGCCTGAACCGCATGGATTCGGCGCAGTAATTGCCTGGCCGGGACAGGTCCCGGGGGCGTCCGCGCCCGACCCGGGAGCATTGCAACCGACCCCGGGGCGGTCTACCGCCCCGGGGTCGTGGTTTCGGGGGAACGTGCCATGATCAAGGTCTTGTATTTCGCCGCCATCCGGGAGCAGCTGGGTGTCGGCGAGGAGCAGGTGGCCCCCGAGTCCCTGGCCACCGTGTCGGACCTGTTGGAGCTGCTGCGGAATCGGGGGGGCGCCTACGCGGAGGTGCTCTCCCCGGAACGGCGGGTGCTGGTGGCTGTCAATCAAGAATATGCCGATGACGCCCGCTCCCTTTCCGACGGGGACGAGGTGGCCCTTTTCCCGCCCGTAACGGGGGGCTGAGCCGGAGGTCCCGTCATGTCCGCTTCCCTTCCCCCCCTCGCGGCCCCCGGCCCCCTGTTGGCGCTCGCGGGGGCCTCCGACGCCACCTCCGTGGCCGTTCTCCTTGACGGTGTGCTCTATCACCGGTCCCGGGAGGGCGTGGCGCAGCACTCCCTCCATCTGCTGCCCCTGGTGGACGAGCTATTAAGCGAGCTCGCCCTGGACCGCAGGGCGCTGGGTGCGGTGGCCTTCGCGCGTGGCCCGGGGCCTTTCACCGCGGGTCGCATCGTGGTGGCCACCGCCCAGGGACTCGGTCTGGGACTGGGTGTGCCCCTGGTTCCGGTTTCCAGCCTGGAGGCCACTGCCTGGGCCAGCGGACGGGAGCGCACGGCTGTAGCGCTGGAGGCCGGGCAGGGAGAGGTGTATTGGGGGGCGTATCACCGGGAGCCACAGGGGGTGGCTGCTCTGGAGGAGGAACGGGTGCTCGCCCCGGAGAATGCGGCGGTACCCGGCGGCGAGCCGGAAGGCTGGTGGGGGGTCGGAGGTGGCTGGCGGAGCCATGCGGAGCCCCTCTCCCGTCGCTTTGGCCCGGCCCTGGCGGGCATCGACGCCGAGATTCCGGTTCGCGCCGATGCCGTGGCCGCCCTGGCCGTCGCTCCCTGGCGGGAAGGTCGGGTGCTGGCGGCGGGGGAGGCGGTTCCTACCTACCTGCGGGCCTCCTACGCGGAGCGCCCATCCAGCTCCTGAGCCGCGTGCGTCCCTAGGAAGGCTCGTGGTCCGGCATGCCCGTGCGCCCGCGGGTCGTCTCGCCGAACCGTTCGATCTGCGGGCGGAAATCGGCCAGCTCCACGAACTGGTCGGCCTGGCGGCGCAGCTCGTCGGCGGTGACATCCGAGGAAGCGAGCACCGTCACCTTTACCCCCCGTTGCTGCACGGCGTCCACCAGCCGCCGGAAATCCCCGTCGCCGGAAAACAGGATGGCGTGGTCCAGGTACTGGGCAAGGTTTAACATGTCGATGGCCAGCTCGATGTCCATGTTTCCCTTGATCCGGCGGTTGCCATTGCCGTTCTTGAATTCCTTGGTGGGCTTGGTGACCACGATATAGCCGTTGTAGGAAAGCCAATCCACCAGGGGCTTCAAAGGGGTGTGCTCGCCGGAAACGTCGAGGGCGGTGTAGTAGAAAGCGCGGGTCAGCTTGGCGCGCTGGCGGAAGAAATTGAGAAGCGCCTGGTAATCGACATCGAATCCCATATCCCGGGAGCTGCCATGGAAATTGGGACCATCTATGAAAAGCCCGGTCCGGTCATTGGAGTCCAGCCAAATCGCTTCCTGATCATGAGTCTGCATTGAAGTGACCTCAACTATGCATTTTGTGGGAGTTCTGGATAAGTAGTCATCCAATTTTTCAAGCCATGGCCCGCCCGAATTGCGGGAAAACCCGGGCACTATAGCAGTTGTACGCCCCGCTGGGCAGCGGTAAAGGGAGCCTCCGCATGCAAAGCGATTTGAATACCTTGGAATTCGAATCCATTCGCCGCAGCCTTGATGGCGAATGTGCCACGCCCTATGGAAAGGAGGCGGCCCGCAATCTGGAGCCGGCTCCCGGCCTGGAGGTGGCGCGGGCCTTCCAAGGTGCCGTCACCACCGCCCGCCAGGGTCTGGAGGAAGGGGACGGCCCCCAGCTCGACGAGCTGCCGGATGTCCGGGCCGCCCTGCGCCAGGCCCGCCAGGAGGGCGCCTCCCCCTTGAACGGCATGGCCCTGCGCAACCTGGTCACCCTCCTGCAGGCCGGGGACTACCTGGGGCGCGCCCTGGAGAAGCGCCCCGGCCTCTACGTGGGCGATCCCGCCGACCTGAACGGTGCCAGTCCCCTGATCGACCACCTGGATGCCCTGGTGGACACCATGGGCAAGGTCCGCTCCGGGGCCTCGGAGGATCTGGCCACCCTCCATGACGAGGTTAAACAGGTTCGGGGCGACCTGAACAAGCAGGTGGACAAGAAGCTCAAGGATAAAAAGCTCGCCCCGAGCCTGGTGGAGCCCAAGACGGAGCACTACAGCGGGCCACGCCGCGTCCTGGCCGTGAAGACCGAGGCCGTCGGCGCCATCAAGGGGGTCCGGCGCGAGGCCCTTTCCCGCGGAAGGGGGGTCATGGTGGAGCCCATGGAGTGGATCCCCCTCAACAATCGGCTCGAGCAGCTATCCCGCGAGATCGATGCCGAGGAGCGCCGGGTCCTGCGGGAGGCCACGGCCACCGTCCGGGAGCACGTCCAGCCCTTGCAGCGGCTTCTCGATGCCGTCACCTGGATCGATCTGGCCCTGGGGGCGGGACGCCTCTCCCTGAAGATCGACGCCCGTCCCCCGGAGCTCGTGGAGGCGCCCCGGCTGGATCTCCGCTCCGCCTGTCACCCGGCCCTGGTGGCCGGGCACAAGAACGGCGGTCCGGCGCCGGTGCCCCTGTCCGTGCATCTGGAGCCCGAGCACCCCATGGTGCTCGTGACGGGCCCAAACACCGGCGGCAAGACGGTGGCCATAAAGACCATCGGCCTGCTCGCCACCATGGCCTTCTGCGGCCTGCACATTCCCGCCGCCGAAGGCACGGTGATCGGTGCCTACCATCGTATTCTGGTAGACATCGGTGACCACCAGAATATCCTCCACCATGTTTCCACTTTCGCCGGTCACGTGGAGGTGCTCAAGCAGATTCTGGCCGAAGCGGACGACCGGACCCTGGTGCTCATGGACGAGATGGGCACGGGAACCGATCCCGAAGAAGGCGCAGCCCTGGCCATGTCGGTCCTGGAAGAGCTCGCCGGGCGCGGGGTCCAGGGGGTCTTCACCACCCATCTGTCGCCCTTGAAGGGCTTTGCCGCGGAGCATCCGGACATCGCAAACGCCAACATGCGCTTCGATTTCGACCGGCTCCAGCCTACCTACCGGCTCGAAGTGGGCGAACCGGGCGCCTCGCTGGGCCTGGTGGTGGCGGAGCGCAACGGCCTGGAAGGCCCTCTGCTGGAGCGGGCCCGCGGCCACCTGGAGGAGCTGCGCCCGGGGGCGACCACCGAGGGCTCGAAGCAGGGTTGATTACAGGAAGACGAAAACGGCAACGACGCTTACCAAGAAGAACGGCAAAAGAAAATAAAAAGCAAATCGGGTAAAACCGTAACGGCTTGGCGGATGGCCTAATAGCTCGGCATCTTATACTAAGTAACGGCTTCCCCGGGCTCCTTGGTCTTTTCGGCCCGCGAGCCTGCGATTTCGAAGGGCCTATCCCACCCTGCTTTTGTTGCGTTTTTATTGCTGTCCTTCGTGTACTTCGTGGTTAATACGCTGTTGCCGGCTGCCGGCTCAGCCTCCCGCCGGCTCCTCGGCCCCCTCGGCGTCATCCTCCGCCTGCTCGAACATCTTGAGGAATGCCTTGCGGGGCATGGGATCGGTGCGGCCCAGCTCCAGGGCCTCCGCTACGTGCTCCTCCCGGGCCATGGAGACCATGGCGGTGCCCACGCCGGGGGTGGAGCGGGCGAACTGCAGCGCCCGCTGGGCGGGGCTAGCAAGCTCCCCCATGGCCTGGCGGAGGATGGGGGGCTGCTGCTCCAGGAGCCGGCCGCCCATAAGGGTATGGGTGGCCATGAAGTAGAGCCCCAGCTGGTAGGCGGCCTGCACCGTGGAGGCCACGTTGCCCTGGCCCGTGGCCTGATTGAAGCGGGTGAAGCCCTCCAGCATATTGACGTTGTAGGGCATGGTCACCAGGCGCATGTGGTGGCTCTGCGGATCGCCGGCGGCCTTCTCCGCCACTCCCACCTGGCTGGTGAGGGATTGGAACAGCGTGTCGTTGGTGGCCACCCGGCAGGATTTCCAGGTGGCCAGCCCGTAGCTCCGCAGCTTGCCGGCCTGGACCATCATTTCCAGGACCGCGTAGACCTTCTGGAGCCTGGTGTTCAGGTCCTCCTTGGTCTGGAGCTCGGGGATGTGGACCTCCGACTGGTCGATGAGAAAGGCGTCCAGGGTCTCCACGCCCAGCGCGCGCCGCGTCTGCTCCACCTGCCAGGCGATGTAGGCGGGCGTGAGCAGGTGCATCCCCTGGGCGAGCTCATCGGGGGCGCCGAGCCCCTTTTTGAGGATCTCCTCCTTGAACCAGGCGGCCAGGTCGTCGGGCGGGCCGTCCTCGAAGGCCAGGAAGCCGCCCTTGCCCACCACGAACAGGGCCTCCCGGGGTACGCCGGATTCCACCGCGGCGCGGATGGCGGCGCCCGCGGCACGGGCGGAACGGCCGTAGCGGTAGCTGAGTCCCGCCTCGATGACGTTGAGGCCACCCTTGAGGCCGCGCGCCAGCGCCTGCCGGTAGCCCTCGTCCACGGCGTCGCTGGGCTCGCCGAAGTCCGATCCCAGGCCGATGGAGGACAGCTTAAGCGCCTCCTTGCCGTAATCGCTGAAGTGGCCCTCGGCCAGGCCGCTGTTCTCCGCGTAGGTGCGGGTCGCCTCGTGGGTGGCGGAGCCGGGTATGAGCTCGGGCAGTTCCTTCCGATTCGTGCTTCCTAGCATGAATGTCTACTCGCTGACGGGTTCGGGGTTGGCGACCGTCGCCCCGGGGGTCGGCGCGGGCCGCTGGAGATACGGGTGATGTCGGCGAAGACGGTCGAGCGCCTCCGTGACCTCGGGCTTCACCGGACCCGGCTGGGGCGGGTCCAGGCGGCTCCGGAACAGCTCGTCGAACCAGTCCTCCTCCTCGTCGTCCAGGTCCCAGTCCACGGCCTCCATGTGCGCGCGCCCGGCCTCCGGAAGCGCCACGGGCAGGTCACGCCCGGATAGCTGGGCCCACAGTCCCGCCCAGCAGCGCGCTAGCGCCAGGGGATGGTAGCCGCCGCCTCCGGTGACCAGGAGTCTGGGGGCCGCATCGGCCTGGATGCGTGCGGTCATTTCGAGGAAGGTCTGGGTGGAGATCCGGAACCTGCTCAGGGGGTCGGGCAACAGGATGTCCGTCCCGGCCTGCAGAACCACCGCGTCGGGCTGGAAGCGGTCGGTGATCGGCCCCCAGATCCCCCCGAAAGCGGCGCGATAGTCGTCGTCGTGGGCGCCGGTCGGCATGGGCAGATTCAGGCTGAAGCCCGCACCCGGACCCCGGCCCCGGTCCTCCAGGCCGCCGCCGGTGAACGGATAGGCCCGATCGGTGCCCATATGGAGGGAAAGCGTGAATACCTCCGGGTCCCCGGC
This window harbors:
- the ybgF gene encoding tol-pal system protein YbgF, producing MKLVRLTAVATVVATLGGCLPPPPAPGRGGGPSPHEKLQQRVATLEQELAELRKAQKQEASSSSGMQEGLETLTLDVEELRNNMRTHQGSMEVLKHRVDRLEKRQRRLYEDIDARLRSLEQSDREKASPQEPEGQSADADEGSEAGSGSAEEMYHAAFAKIQNNAYQEAAKEFGRFLKQYPDSALAPNAQYWLGEAHYVLREFEKALMEFNKVLKNYPDSQKAPGALLKIGYSFYELGEKESARQALKRVRERFPDSSEARLARQRLNRMDSAQ
- a CDS encoding NYN domain-containing protein, with translation MQTHDQEAIWLDSNDRTGLFIDGPNFHGSSRDMGFDVDYQALLNFFRQRAKLTRAFYYTALDVSGEHTPLKPLVDWLSYNGYIVVTKPTKEFKNGNGNRRIKGNMDIELAIDMLNLAQYLDHAILFSGDGDFRRLVDAVQQRGVKVTVLASSDVTADELRRQADQFVELADFRPQIERFGETTRGRTGMPDHEPS
- the tsaB gene encoding tRNA (adenosine(37)-N6)-threonylcarbamoyltransferase complex dimerization subunit type 1 TsaB, producing MSASLPPLAAPGPLLALAGASDATSVAVLLDGVLYHRSREGVAQHSLHLLPLVDELLSELALDRRALGAVAFARGPGPFTAGRIVVATAQGLGLGLGVPLVPVSSLEATAWASGRERTAVALEAGQGEVYWGAYHREPQGVAALEEERVLAPENAAVPGGEPEGWWGVGGGWRSHAEPLSRRFGPALAGIDAEIPVRADAVAALAVAPWREGRVLAAGEAVPTYLRASYAERPSSS
- the tolB gene encoding Tol-Pal system beta propeller repeat protein TolB, with translation MTRKLRYLAALALFFLLVQPAGAILSIDITQGVRNPLPVALVNFSWEGSGERPFDVGALVSRDLRRSGMFRMINSSAFISAPHRPEDVEYKDWRLVGADALVIGRMAPAGDGRIEVRFRLFDVYSQEQIAGVRYKVKPGGLRGVAHRIADTIHEQLIGWSGAFATKIAYVVRENEEYRLMVADSDGASPRPILTSESPIMSPAWSPDGRSVAYVSFEQQRSMVYMQDLETGKRSTLAAFEGINSAPEFSPGGRRLALSLSRDGNAEIYVLDLQTRKLTRVTRHWAIDTEPTWSPDGDRLIFTSDRGGTPQLYRASVDGGEAERLTFEGKYNAAPTWSPDGKRVAFVHGDGTNFAVAVMNLQEEGAIQSLTERGPNESPSFAPNSRMILYATQGPNGKGELATVSVDGNVHQRLKRENSGDVREPAWSPMQP
- a CDS encoding aldo/keto reductase, translated to MLGSTNRKELPELIPGSATHEATRTYAENSGLAEGHFSDYGKEALKLSSIGLGSDFGEPSDAVDEGYRQALARGLKGGLNVIEAGLSYRYGRSARAAGAAIRAAVESGVPREALFVVGKGGFLAFEDGPPDDLAAWFKEEILKKGLGAPDELAQGMHLLTPAYIAWQVEQTRRALGVETLDAFLIDQSEVHIPELQTKEDLNTRLQKVYAVLEMMVQAGKLRSYGLATWKSCRVATNDTLFQSLTSQVGVAEKAAGDPQSHHMRLVTMPYNVNMLEGFTRFNQATGQGNVASTVQAAYQLGLYFMATHTLMGGRLLEQQPPILRQAMGELASPAQRALQFARSTPGVGTAMVSMAREEHVAEALELGRTDPMPRKAFLKMFEQAEDDAEGAEEPAGG
- the moaD gene encoding molybdopterin converting factor subunit 1; its protein translation is MIKVLYFAAIREQLGVGEEQVAPESLATVSDLLELLRNRGGAYAEVLSPERRVLVAVNQEYADDARSLSDGDEVALFPPVTGG
- a CDS encoding acetoin utilization protein AcuC, with translation MSGPAVFFGAARYRRRSYNDNHPLGIPRVSLTIDLLQAYGALPEAEYQESRPAADCELAWFHTEEYLRAARRIDASGRASAEDRKRYNLGNLENPVFADFFTTAATATGASIQAAEAVLAGRIGFNPAGGMHHAAPHQARGFCYFNDPVLGILRLRREGWRVLYVDLDAHHGDGVEEAFAGDPEVFTLSLHMGTDRAYPFTGGGLEDRGRGPGAGFSLNLPMPTGAHDDDYRAAFGGIWGPITDRFQPDAVVLQAGTDILLPDPLSRFRISTQTFLEMTARIQADAAPRLLVTGGGGYHPLALARCWAGLWAQLSGRDLPVALPEAGRAHMEAVDWDLDDEEEDWFDELFRSRLDPPQPGPVKPEVTEALDRLRRHHPYLQRPAPTPGATVANPEPVSE
- the pal gene encoding peptidoglycan-associated lipoprotein Pal; its protein translation is MHKKGGITIWTGLAALLLLLGGCASTGEQGPGAERADEADAGAQQDQGAQAGEGAEREGAQAQGMEGGAGAQSESLEGAERGAGAEAAEETAEPEVTEPEEHRIFFAFDSSELTDEARKLLRSHAEYLQNNGDVDVALEGHADERGSREYNLALGERRAKSVRRILLVQGVDSERLEVVSYGEERPLVDGHNEEAYAKNRRVMLRYKQ
- a CDS encoding endonuclease MutS2; the encoded protein is MQSDLNTLEFESIRRSLDGECATPYGKEAARNLEPAPGLEVARAFQGAVTTARQGLEEGDGPQLDELPDVRAALRQARQEGASPLNGMALRNLVTLLQAGDYLGRALEKRPGLYVGDPADLNGASPLIDHLDALVDTMGKVRSGASEDLATLHDEVKQVRGDLNKQVDKKLKDKKLAPSLVEPKTEHYSGPRRVLAVKTEAVGAIKGVRREALSRGRGVMVEPMEWIPLNNRLEQLSREIDAEERRVLREATATVREHVQPLQRLLDAVTWIDLALGAGRLSLKIDARPPELVEAPRLDLRSACHPALVAGHKNGGPAPVPLSVHLEPEHPMVLVTGPNTGGKTVAIKTIGLLATMAFCGLHIPAAEGTVIGAYHRILVDIGDHQNILHHVSTFAGHVEVLKQILAEADDRTLVLMDEMGTGTDPEEGAALAMSVLEELAGRGVQGVFTTHLSPLKGFAAEHPDIANANMRFDFDRLQPTYRLEVGEPGASLGLVVAERNGLEGPLLERARGHLEELRPGATTEGSKQG
- a CDS encoding energy transducer TonB, coding for MRKIWIQGVLFSLAVHLFVVAGGWAWTLVRHAETPDTQPIKARLVSAKPEPEPKPQPKPEPDPEPEPEPKPEPKPEPKPEPEPDPEPEPEPEPEPKPEPEPKPEPEPEPKPKPKPEPKPEPKPEPKPEPKPEPKPEPKPEPEPEAKKREKTEPLKKVAEAEPQEAQPESKEKKEQKEEPEEEPILGEGLSQRIEKLSKDSDRPSSLRLRRARTQFVSAVQAAIQDHWLVPPSLTERKDLKATVLVQLTPSGSLAAPPKIKASNGPGYFNSSVVRAVEKAAPFPMPDGPTRYFQEFELNFSPDMAQ